A genome region from Pseudomonas sp. N3-W includes the following:
- a CDS encoding peptidylprolyl isomerase: MLKKIALVAGSVLFAANLMAATPAAPAKAPHVELDTTNGVIEIELDPVKAPKSTANFLKYVDSGFYNNTIFHRVIPGFMIQGGGFTQSMQQKPTEAPIKNESKNGLHNVRGTLSMARTSDPDSATSQFFVNVKDNDFLDSGDGYAVFGKVVKGMDVVDIIVNSKTTTRGGMGDVPADPVFIKSAKRID, encoded by the coding sequence ATGCTGAAAAAAATCGCCCTCGTCGCCGGCTCCGTGCTGTTTGCCGCCAACCTGATGGCTGCCACGCCTGCCGCTCCGGCGAAGGCACCGCACGTAGAACTGGACACCACCAACGGCGTGATCGAAATCGAACTGGACCCGGTCAAGGCGCCGAAAAGTACCGCCAACTTCCTCAAGTACGTGGACAGCGGTTTCTACAACAACACGATTTTCCACCGCGTGATTCCGGGTTTCATGATCCAGGGCGGCGGTTTCACCCAATCGATGCAGCAAAAGCCGACCGAGGCACCAATCAAGAACGAGTCCAAAAACGGCCTGCATAACGTCCGTGGCACCCTGTCCATGGCCCGTACTTCGGACCCGGATTCGGCCACCAGCCAGTTCTTCGTCAACGTCAAGGACAACGACTTCCTCGACAGCGGTGACGGCTATGCCGTATTCGGTAAAGTCGTGAAAGGCATGGACGTTGTGGACATCATCGTCAACTCGAAAACCACAACCCGTGGTGGCATGGGTGACGTACCTGCCGACCCTGTATTCATCAAGTCGGCCAAGCGCATCGACTAA
- a CDS encoding ABC transporter ATP-binding protein has translation MLYRRFEQLIDIFRDAPTAAPPDRVLPFYTYYLKQVWPSFAALLVVGLIGALIEVALFSYLSRIIDLAQGTPNVNFFQEHALELTWMAVVALALRPIFLGLHDLLVHQTLSPGMTSMILWQNHRRVLKQSLSFFQNDFAGRIAQRIIQTGNSLRDSAVQAVDALWHVLIYAISSLVLFAEADWRLMIPLLTWIAAFIGALYYFVPRVKDRSVASSDARSKLMGRIVDGYTNITTLKLFAHTNFEQQYAREAIEEQTKKAQLAGRVVTSMDVAITSMNGLLIVGTTGLALWLWTQSLISVGAIALATGLVIRIVNMSGWIMWVVTGIFENIGMVQDGLKTIAQPVSVTDREQAKPLAVARGEVRFEHVDFHYGKKKGIIGDLNLTIKPGEKIGLIGPSGAGKSTLVNLLLRLYDVEGGRIVIDGQNIAEVGQESLRERIGMITQDTSLLHRSIRDNLLYGKPDATDAELWEAVHKARADEFIPLLSDAEGRTGFDAHVGERGVKLSGGQRQRIAIARVLLKDAPILIMDEATSALDSEVEAAIQESLETLMQGKTVIAIAHRLSTIARMDRLVVLENGKIAETGTHAELLAHGGLYARLWQHQTGGFVGID, from the coding sequence ATGCTTTATCGCCGTTTTGAACAACTGATCGACATTTTCCGCGACGCACCGACGGCGGCTCCTCCGGATCGGGTTCTGCCCTTCTATACCTATTATCTGAAGCAGGTCTGGCCGAGTTTCGCCGCCCTGCTGGTGGTCGGCCTGATCGGTGCGCTGATCGAAGTGGCGCTGTTCAGTTACCTGAGCCGCATCATCGATCTGGCGCAAGGCACGCCGAACGTCAATTTCTTTCAGGAACACGCCCTCGAGCTGACCTGGATGGCCGTGGTGGCACTGGCGCTGCGCCCGATCTTCCTCGGCCTGCACGACCTGCTGGTGCACCAGACGCTCAGTCCCGGCATGACCAGCATGATCCTCTGGCAAAACCACCGCCGCGTGCTCAAACAGAGCCTGAGTTTTTTCCAGAATGACTTCGCCGGGCGTATCGCCCAGCGCATCATCCAGACCGGCAACTCCCTGCGCGACTCCGCCGTGCAAGCGGTGGATGCGCTGTGGCATGTGCTGATCTACGCCATCAGTTCGCTGGTGCTGTTCGCCGAAGCCGACTGGCGCCTGATGATCCCGTTGCTGACCTGGATCGCGGCCTTCATCGGCGCGCTGTATTACTTCGTGCCAAGGGTCAAGGATCGCTCGGTGGCGTCTTCCGACGCGCGCTCCAAACTCATGGGACGGATCGTCGATGGCTACACCAACATCACCACGCTGAAGCTGTTCGCCCACACCAACTTCGAACAGCAGTACGCCCGCGAAGCCATCGAAGAACAAACGAAAAAAGCCCAACTGGCCGGGCGCGTGGTCACCAGCATGGACGTGGCCATCACCAGCATGAACGGCTTGCTGATCGTCGGCACCACCGGCCTGGCCCTGTGGTTGTGGACACAGTCGCTGATCTCGGTGGGCGCGATTGCCCTGGCCACCGGCCTGGTGATCCGCATCGTCAACATGTCCGGCTGGATCATGTGGGTGGTCACCGGCATTTTCGAAAATATCGGCATGGTGCAAGACGGTCTGAAGACCATCGCCCAACCGGTCAGCGTCACCGACCGTGAGCAGGCCAAACCGCTGGCCGTGGCCCGTGGCGAAGTGCGTTTCGAGCACGTGGATTTCCACTACGGCAAGAAGAAAGGCATCATCGGCGACCTCAACCTGACCATCAAACCCGGCGAAAAAATCGGTTTGATCGGGCCGTCCGGCGCCGGCAAATCGACCCTGGTCAACCTGCTGCTGCGCCTCTATGACGTGGAAGGCGGACGGATTGTCATCGACGGCCAGAACATCGCCGAGGTCGGCCAGGAAAGCCTGCGCGAACGTATCGGCATGATCACCCAGGACACGTCGCTGCTGCACCGTTCGATCCGCGACAACCTGCTGTACGGCAAGCCGGACGCCACTGACGCCGAACTCTGGGAAGCGGTGCACAAAGCCCGGGCCGACGAGTTCATCCCGTTGCTCTCGGACGCCGAAGGCCGTACCGGTTTCGATGCCCATGTGGGCGAGCGCGGGGTGAAACTTTCCGGTGGTCAGCGCCAACGCATCGCGATTGCACGGGTGCTGCTCAAGGACGCGCCAATCCTGATCATGGACGAGGCGACGTCGGCGCTGGATTCGGAAGTGGAAGCGGCGATCCAGGAGAGTCTTGAAACCCTGATGCAAGGCAAGACCGTAATCGCCATCGCCCACCGGCTCTCGACCATTGCACGCATGGACCGGCTGGTGGTGCTGGAAAACGGCAAGATCGCCGAAACCGGCACCCATGCCGAGCTATTGGCCCACGGCGGCTTGTATGCGCGGTTGTGGCAGCATCAGACGGGTGGGTTTGTCGGCATCGACTAG
- a CDS encoding LysR family transcriptional regulator: protein MKAPRVTLDQWRTLQAVVDHGGFAQAAEALHRSQSSVSYTVARMQDQLGVPLLRIDGRKAVLTEAGGVLLRRSRQLVKQASQLEDLAHHMEQGWEAEVRLVVDAAYPSARLVRALTAFMPQSRGCRVRLREEVLSGVEEVLLEGVADLAITGLSIPGYLGAELSDVEFVAVAHPEHALHRLNREINFQDLESQMQVVIRDSGRQQPRDVGWLGAEQRWTVGSLATAATFVGSGLGFAWLPRHMIERELREGTLKLLPLDQGGSRNPSFYLYSNKDKPLGPATQILIELLRTFDTAPLDAPFAAPEQA from the coding sequence ATGAAAGCGCCCCGCGTGACCCTTGATCAATGGCGAACATTACAGGCCGTGGTCGATCACGGTGGTTTCGCCCAGGCCGCCGAAGCGTTGCACCGCTCGCAATCGTCGGTGAGTTACACCGTGGCGCGCATGCAGGACCAGCTCGGCGTGCCGCTGTTGCGCATCGATGGCCGCAAGGCGGTGCTGACCGAGGCCGGTGGCGTGCTGCTGCGTCGCTCGCGGCAACTGGTGAAACAGGCCAGCCAACTGGAAGACCTGGCCCACCATATGGAGCAAGGCTGGGAAGCGGAAGTGCGGCTGGTAGTCGATGCGGCCTACCCGAGCGCCCGCCTCGTGCGCGCCCTCACCGCGTTCATGCCGCAAAGCCGTGGCTGCCGGGTGCGCCTGCGCGAAGAGGTGCTGTCGGGTGTCGAAGAAGTCCTGCTCGAAGGCGTGGCCGATCTGGCAATCACCGGGTTGAGCATCCCCGGTTATCTGGGCGCGGAACTGAGTGACGTCGAGTTCGTCGCGGTCGCCCACCCCGAACATGCCCTGCATCGCCTCAACCGCGAAATCAACTTCCAGGACCTGGAGAGCCAGATGCAAGTGGTGATCCGCGACTCCGGCCGTCAGCAGCCACGGGACGTCGGCTGGCTCGGCGCCGAACAGCGCTGGACCGTCGGCAGCCTGGCCACCGCCGCGACCTTTGTCGGCAGTGGCCTGGGGTTTGCCTGGCTGCCTCGGCACATGATCGAACGGGAACTCAGGGAAGGCACGCTCAAGCTGCTACCGTTGGACCAGGGTGGCAGCCGCAACCCGAGTTTCTATCTGTATTCAAACAAGGACAAACCCCTGGGCCCGGCAACGCAAATCCTCATCGAACTGCTGCGCACCTTCGACACCGCGCCGCTGGATGCGCCGTTCGCCGCCCCTGAACAAGCCTGA
- a CDS encoding alpha/beta fold hydrolase, translating to MAYFEHEGCNLHYEEYGHGTPLLLIHGLGSSTLDWEKQIPALSARYRVIVPDVRGHGRSDKPRERYSIAGFSADLVALIEHLKLGPTHYVGLSMGGMIGFQLATDQPQLLKSLCIVNSAPEVKLRKPDDYWQWFKRWSLMRVLSLATIGKALGRNLFPKPEQADLRQKIAERWAKNDKHAYLASFDAIVGWGVQERLSRVSCPTLIVSADHDYTPVTLKETYVKLLPDARLVVIADSRHATPLDQPERFNQTLLEFLTAVDTTTQDH from the coding sequence ATGGCGTATTTCGAACATGAAGGTTGCAACCTGCACTATGAGGAATACGGCCATGGCACACCGCTATTGCTGATTCACGGCCTCGGCTCGAGCACCCTGGACTGGGAGAAACAGATCCCGGCACTGTCAGCCCGTTACCGGGTGATCGTACCGGACGTGCGCGGCCACGGTCGCTCGGACAAACCCCGCGAGCGTTACAGCATCGCCGGGTTCAGTGCCGATCTGGTCGCCCTGATCGAACACCTGAAACTCGGCCCGACGCACTACGTGGGGCTGTCCATGGGTGGCATGATCGGTTTCCAGCTGGCAACCGATCAGCCGCAACTGCTCAAAAGCCTGTGCATCGTCAACAGCGCGCCGGAGGTCAAACTGCGCAAGCCGGACGACTACTGGCAGTGGTTCAAGCGCTGGAGCCTGATGCGTGTTCTCAGCCTGGCCACCATCGGCAAGGCACTTGGGCGTAACCTGTTCCCCAAACCGGAGCAAGCTGATCTGCGACAAAAGATCGCCGAACGCTGGGCAAAAAACGACAAACATGCTTATCTCGCCAGCTTCGATGCCATTGTTGGCTGGGGGGTTCAGGAACGACTTTCCAGAGTGTCCTGTCCAACCCTGATCGTCAGCGCCGATCATGACTACACACCGGTCACGCTGAAAGAAACCTATGTAAAACTGCTGCCCGATGCACGGCTGGTGGTGATCGCCGACTCGCGCCACGCCACGCCGCTGGATCAACCGGAACGCTTCAACCAAACGCTGCTCGAGTTTCTCACCGCAGTCGACACCACTACTCAGGATCACTGA
- a CDS encoding FMN-dependent NADH-azoreductase produces MSRVLIIESSARQQDSVSRQLTQTFISQWKTAHPADQITVRDLALNPVPHLDINLLGGWMKPVEQRNDIEQASLDRSNQLTDELLAADVLVMAAPMYNFAIPSTLKAWLDHVLRAGVTFKYTDTGPQGLLNDKRAYVLTARGGIYAGGPADHQEPYLRQVMGFIGIHDVTFIHAEGMNLGGDFQEKGLNQANAKLSQVA; encoded by the coding sequence ATGTCACGCGTTCTGATCATCGAAAGCAGTGCCCGTCAGCAAGACTCGGTTTCCCGCCAACTGACCCAGACCTTCATCAGCCAGTGGAAAACTGCCCACCCAGCTGATCAGATTACCGTTCGTGACCTGGCTCTCAACCCGGTGCCGCACCTGGACATCAATCTGCTGGGCGGCTGGATGAAGCCCGTCGAACAACGCAATGACATCGAACAGGCCTCGCTGGATCGCTCCAACCAGTTGACCGACGAGTTGCTGGCCGCCGACGTGCTGGTGATGGCGGCGCCCATGTACAACTTCGCCATCCCGAGCACCCTCAAAGCCTGGCTCGACCATGTGCTACGTGCCGGTGTGACCTTCAAGTACACCGACACCGGCCCCCAAGGCCTGCTCAATGACAAGCGCGCCTATGTACTGACCGCTCGCGGCGGGATCTACGCCGGTGGCCCGGCGGACCATCAGGAACCGTACCTGCGTCAGGTCATGGGCTTTATCGGCATCCACGACGTGACGTTCATCCATGCCGAGGGCATGAACCTGGGC
- a CDS encoding 3-phosphoglycerate kinase yields MKKFCCVVLAMLPLTAFAYPIDVQKTLNGLSIDYNTDDTDSDIASIQVNNFGTTDAICKVVFNNGPEAPRTRRVEVPAGKHSYATAKFTRTIIKMRIDLTCEPK; encoded by the coding sequence ATGAAAAAGTTTTGTTGTGTAGTGCTGGCGATGCTGCCGTTGACTGCGTTTGCGTATCCGATCGATGTTCAGAAGACACTCAATGGCTTGAGCATCGACTACAACACCGACGACACCGATAGCGACATCGCCTCCATTCAGGTCAACAATTTCGGCACGACCGATGCGATCTGCAAGGTGGTGTTCAACAATGGCCCGGAAGCGCCGCGCACCCGTAGGGTCGAGGTGCCGGCCGGCAAACACAGCTATGCCACCGCCAAGTTCACCCGAACGATTATCAAGATGCGTATCGACCTGACCTGCGAACCAAAATGA